In a genomic window of Thermoproteus tenax Kra 1:
- a CDS encoding FAD-binding oxidoreductase produces the protein MSVVGDLRKSLGEDKVVVDADILRIYARDPASLEYELPLAVVYAESVEDVVQVVRYAIDHKLYITPVFHSSSLSGNAATIAQRTIVLSSEKMNKILEVSEVDWLATVQPGIKIDEFNLELMRYGLQWPVDPASSKTASVGGSIINGGGGMRGAKYGPASHWVLGLQAVIGTGEVIRVGCRTLKCREGYDLLHLFVGSEGTLGVITEATVRLAPLPESFAGVVAQFEDAASLAKAVVESRRRRLWLLVAEFMDDEGSEFVGLERKYTLWLGVDATVGSEDALLSRLKDIVDKTGGRVNAEARDWNTFFKLLGPRRLLYPAPVKKAVEQYGGSAIILMGDVAVPFSRLPEALEDMKTIAKSYGVPTIFGGHVGDGNIHPVLWFNRSDEAQKRRATELYERFGEIALKYGGTVSAEHGIGLHKKELLKKTYEMRNSQAVLRLFKEIKRIFDPYGIFNPGKIID, from the coding sequence ATGAGCGTCGTCGGCGATCTGAGGAAGAGCTTGGGCGAGGACAAAGTGGTGGTTGACGCCGACATACTGCGCATATATGCCAGAGATCCCGCCTCCCTGGAGTACGAGCTCCCGCTCGCAGTAGTCTACGCGGAGTCTGTGGAGGACGTCGTCCAAGTCGTTAGATACGCCATAGACCACAAGCTGTACATAACGCCGGTCTTCCACTCCAGCTCCCTCTCGGGCAACGCCGCAACTATCGCGCAGAGGACCATTGTGCTCTCCTCAGAGAAGATGAACAAGATCTTGGAGGTATCTGAGGTCGACTGGCTGGCCACAGTCCAGCCTGGGATCAAAATCGACGAGTTCAACTTGGAGCTAATGCGCTACGGCCTACAGTGGCCGGTGGACCCAGCCTCATCTAAAACCGCCTCCGTGGGCGGCTCTATAATCAACGGTGGCGGCGGCATGAGGGGGGCCAAATACGGCCCCGCCTCCCACTGGGTCTTGGGGCTACAGGCGGTGATAGGCACCGGCGAGGTAATAAGAGTTGGATGCCGCACTCTCAAGTGTAGGGAGGGCTACGACCTTCTGCATCTTTTTGTGGGCAGCGAGGGGACTCTGGGCGTGATAACTGAGGCCACAGTGAGGCTGGCGCCTCTGCCCGAGTCCTTCGCCGGAGTGGTCGCCCAGTTTGAGGACGCCGCATCGCTGGCTAAGGCAGTCGTCGAGAGCAGGAGGAGAAGGCTGTGGCTTTTAGTGGCAGAGTTTATGGACGACGAGGGCTCCGAGTTCGTCGGCCTTGAGAGGAAGTACACGCTTTGGCTGGGCGTCGACGCCACGGTTGGGTCGGAGGACGCCCTCTTGTCGCGGCTTAAGGACATCGTAGACAAGACGGGCGGGAGGGTGAACGCCGAGGCGAGGGACTGGAACACGTTCTTCAAACTGTTGGGGCCCCGCCGCCTGTTGTACCCAGCGCCTGTGAAGAAGGCCGTTGAGCAGTACGGCGGAAGCGCCATAATACTCATGGGCGACGTGGCTGTGCCGTTCTCCAGACTGCCCGAGGCGTTGGAGGACATGAAGACGATCGCCAAGAGCTACGGCGTGCCGACAATATTCGGCGGACACGTAGGCGACGGCAACATACACCCAGTGTTGTGGTTCAACAGATCCGACGAGGCCCAGAAGAGGAGGGCCACGGAGCTCTACGAGAGGTTCGGCGAGATTGCGCTGAAGTACGGAGGCACTGTGAGCGCCGAGCACGGCATAGGGCTCCACAAGAAGGAGCTCTTGAAAAAGACGTACGAGATGAGGAACTCGCAGGCCGTGCTCAGACTATTTAAGGAGATAAAGCGTATCTTTGACCCATACGGCATATTCAACCCCGGCAAAATAATAGACTAA
- a CDS encoding (Fe-S)-binding protein — protein sequence MKELLAEASKCQFCGFCEFACPTYRTLRMMHFGPRGRINIIRNFDGKISDEAYRGIMTCLSCGACDPQCPAGIKITEVIRAFKAYIIGQSLGRGRV from the coding sequence ATGAAGGAGCTCTTGGCCGAGGCCTCAAAATGCCAGTTCTGCGGCTTCTGTGAGTTCGCCTGTCCAACGTATAGGACGCTCAGAATGATGCACTTCGGGCCCCGCGGCAGGATAAATATAATAAGGAACTTCGACGGAAAGATCTCAGACGAGGCCTACAGAGGGATCATGACGTGTCTCTCATGTGGGGCGTGCGATCCACAGTGCCCCGCCGGCATTAAGATAACGGAGGTCATCCGCGCGTTCAAGGCGTACATCATCGGACAGAGCCTAGGCAGAGGGAGGGTATGA